The Thermosynechococcus sp. genome has a segment encoding these proteins:
- a CDS encoding AAA family ATPase, producing the protein MSAQSDLELLLRARYPLLYVATTEEERLEATLHRISDRLNQRPIYIWDFVEGYQGNPNDLGVAKRNPLTALEFVEKLPPPAAAMILLRDFHRFIEDVAVSRKLRNLARQLKSQPKNLILLAPTVQLPPELRDVITVVEFPLPQREEIRLELVKLCHSLGNIPPEPILDELIRACQGLTLERIRRVIGRIIALHGMLDGSHVDLILEEKRQILRQTQILEFYPTQETIADIGGLDNLKEWLLRRGGAFSERARRYGLPYPRGVLLVGIQGTGKSLTAKAIAHQWHLPLLRLDVGRLFGGLVGESEARTREMIQIAEALAPCVLWIDEMDKAFAGIDGRGDGGTSSRVFGTIITWLAEKTSAVFVVATANNVQVLPPELLRKGRFDEIFFVGLPNLEERRAIFEVHLSRVRRDRLQNYDLERLAYETIDFSGAEIEQCIIEAMHLAFSQDRDFTTEDLLHAASEIIPLARTAREQVHQLQEWAASGRARFASRILSPPQDVRS; encoded by the coding sequence GTGAGTGCTCAGTCTGACCTTGAACTCTTGCTGCGGGCACGCTATCCCCTGTTGTATGTGGCCACAACGGAGGAAGAACGCCTTGAGGCGACGCTGCATAGGATTAGCGATCGCCTGAATCAGCGCCCCATCTACATTTGGGATTTTGTCGAGGGGTATCAGGGGAATCCCAATGATCTGGGAGTGGCCAAGCGCAATCCCCTCACTGCCCTTGAATTTGTCGAAAAACTACCGCCACCGGCAGCGGCCATGATTCTGCTGCGGGATTTTCATCGCTTTATTGAGGATGTAGCGGTCTCTCGCAAACTGCGCAACCTGGCACGGCAACTCAAGTCCCAGCCCAAAAACTTAATCTTGCTTGCGCCGACGGTGCAGTTGCCCCCGGAACTGCGGGATGTGATTACCGTTGTCGAGTTTCCCTTGCCCCAACGGGAGGAAATTCGCCTTGAACTGGTGAAGCTCTGCCACAGTCTTGGCAACATTCCCCCAGAACCGATTCTCGATGAATTGATCCGTGCCTGTCAGGGCTTGACCCTGGAGCGGATTCGCCGGGTGATTGGTCGGATTATTGCCCTCCACGGTATGCTGGACGGCAGCCATGTGGATCTAATCTTGGAGGAGAAACGGCAGATCCTGCGGCAAACCCAAATTCTCGAGTTTTACCCCACCCAAGAAACGATTGCTGATATTGGCGGTCTGGATAACCTTAAGGAGTGGTTGCTGCGGCGCGGCGGTGCCTTTTCCGAGCGGGCACGGCGCTATGGGCTACCCTATCCCCGTGGGGTGCTGCTGGTGGGGATTCAGGGTACGGGTAAGTCCCTGACAGCCAAGGCGATCGCCCACCAATGGCACTTGCCCCTGTTGCGATTGGATGTCGGGCGGCTCTTTGGTGGCCTGGTGGGGGAATCGGAAGCACGCACCCGCGAAATGATTCAAATTGCTGAAGCCTTGGCGCCCTGTGTTCTCTGGATTGATGAAATGGATAAAGCCTTTGCCGGCATTGATGGCCGTGGCGATGGCGGAACCAGCAGCCGTGTCTTTGGCACGATTATCACTTGGCTGGCGGAGAAAACCTCTGCCGTTTTTGTGGTGGCTACGGCAAATAACGTCCAAGTGTTGCCTCCGGAGCTGCTGCGCAAGGGACGCTTTGATGAAATCTTTTTTGTGGGGCTACCCAATCTGGAGGAGCGGCGCGCCATTTTTGAAGTGCACCTCAGTCGCGTGCGGCGCGATCGCCTGCAAAACTACGATCTAGAGCGCCTGGCCTACGAAACCATTGACTTTTCCGGGGCTGAAATCGAGCAGTGTATCATTGAAGCAATGCACCTTGCCTTTAGCCAAGACCGCGACTTTACCACCGAAGATCTCTTGCACGCGGCCAGCGAAATTATCCCCTTGGCACGGACAGCTCGCGAACAAGTCCACCAATTACAAGAATGGGCGGCCTCGGGTCGGGCACGGTTTGCCTCACGCATCCTGTCTCCCCCCCAGGACGTTAGATCATGA
- a CDS encoding DUF2752 domain-containing protein codes for MLRFSDAVLSKQERLSRWGFLGLTTAPLVGAALFNHTGTPPFLLCPFWATTGIPCPGCGLTRSFMAIARGNLADALRMHLFGPILFLAFTVAAVLMALELKAGRRLQHTPFRYINERIQNWWWLGGIYLGYYGLRLYSLFHTGEFYINPLEILIIKIL; via the coding sequence ATGCTGCGCTTCTCTGATGCTGTTTTATCTAAACAGGAACGCTTGAGCCGTTGGGGCTTTTTGGGACTGACTACGGCACCTTTAGTGGGAGCGGCACTGTTTAACCATACGGGAACGCCGCCTTTCTTACTGTGTCCGTTTTGGGCAACAACGGGCATTCCCTGTCCGGGGTGTGGCCTGACTCGTTCTTTTATGGCGATCGCTCGCGGCAATCTTGCAGATGCCCTGAGAATGCATCTCTTTGGCCCTATACTCTTTCTCGCATTTACAGTGGCTGCTGTATTGATGGCCCTTGAACTAAAAGCAGGGCGACGATTGCAGCACACCCCCTTTCGCTACATCAATGAACGCATTCAAAACTGGTGGTGGCTGGGGGGCATTTACCTTGGCTACTATGGCCTGCGGCTGTACAGCCTATTCCACACAGGGGAGTTCTATATCAATCCTTTAGAGATACTAATAATAAAAATCCTTTAG
- a CDS encoding BLUF domain-containing protein codes for MRLHRLIYLSCATDGLSYPDLRDIMAKSEVNNVRDGITGMLCYGNGMFLQTLEGDRQKVSETYARILKDPRHHSAEIIEFKGIEERTFINWSMRLVQLGEMDSDTIRRLRLKYSPAATFQPSSMTAEQCFRFLKELYDISQGS; via the coding sequence ATGAGACTACATCGCCTAATCTATCTCAGTTGTGCCACAGATGGGTTGTCCTACCCAGACCTGCGGGATATTATGGCCAAGTCAGAGGTGAACAATGTGCGCGATGGCATTACGGGAATGCTGTGCTATGGCAATGGCATGTTTCTGCAAACCCTTGAGGGCGATCGCCAGAAAGTCAGTGAAACCTACGCCCGTATTCTTAAGGATCCCCGCCACCACAGCGCTGAAATTATTGAATTTAAGGGGATCGAAGAGCGAACCTTTATCAATTGGTCAATGCGTCTGGTGCAGTTGGGTGAGATGGATAGCGACACCATTCGGCGCCTGCGGTTAAAATACTCTCCAGCAGCAACGTTTCAGCCAAGCTCAATGACGGCCGAGCAGTGCTTCCGTTTCCTGAAAGAACTCTATGATATAAGTCAAGGATCCTAA
- a CDS encoding DUF177 domain-containing protein: protein MTPIHWLSIPELLRLPAQTYEWRVDTHFPDLATLTPVQGMVTASHRHTYLELWASVQTIVTLSCDRCLQYYNHRLECATSELIWLAESPTSQPDDDLVETLPATGRIDLGDWLYQQLCLALPYPKYCDPHCGGIHPPTPAEPPVDHRWAMLAQLQSALEGAEPSP, encoded by the coding sequence GTGACCCCTATCCACTGGCTAAGCATTCCTGAACTGTTGCGGCTGCCCGCCCAGACCTACGAGTGGCGGGTGGATACCCATTTTCCAGACTTGGCAACGCTAACTCCTGTGCAAGGGATGGTTACTGCCAGTCACCGCCACACCTACTTAGAACTGTGGGCCAGTGTGCAGACCATTGTCACCCTCTCTTGCGATCGCTGTTTGCAGTACTATAATCACCGCCTAGAGTGTGCGACCAGTGAACTGATTTGGCTGGCGGAAAGCCCAACGAGTCAGCCCGACGATGATCTAGTGGAGACCTTGCCGGCCACAGGTCGCATTGATCTTGGAGATTGGCTCTACCAGCAACTGTGCCTTGCCCTGCCCTATCCCAAGTACTGTGATCCCCACTGTGGCGGTATTCACCCCCCCACCCCCGCAGAACCCCCCGTGGATCACCGCTGGGCAATGCTAGCGCAACTACAGTCGGCTCTGGAGGGCGCAGAACCATCGCCGTGA
- the rplB gene encoding 50S ribosomal protein L2 yields MGIRVYRPYTPGVRQKTVSDFAEITTDKPEKSLTRGFKRDKGRNNRGVITSRRRGGGHKRRYRIVDFRRSSKLNIPAKVATVEYDPNRNARIALLHYRDGEKRYIIHPRDLTPGTEIIASPEAPIEVGNALPLGKIPLGTSVHNVEITPGRGAQMVRAAGAMAQVVAKEGDMVTLKLPSGEVRLFRKECYATIGQVGNVEANNISLGKAGRNRWKGRRPKVRGSVMNPVDHPHGGGEGRAPIGRPGPVTPWGKPTLGYKTRKKKKLSDALIVRRRKKSSKRGRGGRQS; encoded by the coding sequence ATGGGCATTCGCGTTTACCGACCCTACACCCCCGGCGTTCGCCAAAAAACCGTTTCTGACTTTGCTGAAATTACCACCGACAAGCCCGAAAAGTCGCTGACCCGTGGCTTCAAGCGCGACAAAGGCCGCAACAATCGCGGTGTGATTACCAGTCGGCGGCGGGGTGGTGGCCACAAGCGTCGCTACCGCATTGTTGATTTTCGCCGCAGCAGCAAGCTCAATATCCCTGCCAAAGTGGCAACCGTGGAGTACGACCCCAACCGCAATGCCCGCATTGCCCTGCTCCACTACCGTGATGGTGAAAAGCGCTACATCATCCATCCTCGCGATTTGACCCCTGGCACGGAGATTATTGCCAGTCCTGAGGCCCCTATCGAAGTGGGTAACGCCCTTCCCTTGGGTAAAATTCCCTTGGGTACCAGCGTTCACAATGTGGAAATTACCCCCGGTCGCGGTGCGCAAATGGTGCGAGCTGCTGGTGCCATGGCCCAGGTGGTGGCCAAGGAAGGTGACATGGTCACCCTCAAGCTTCCTTCGGGTGAAGTGCGGCTCTTCCGGAAGGAGTGCTATGCCACCATTGGCCAGGTGGGGAATGTGGAAGCCAACAACATCAGTTTGGGCAAAGCCGGTCGCAATCGCTGGAAAGGTCGTCGTCCGAAGGTGCGTGGTTCGGTGATGAACCCTGTGGATCACCCCCACGGTGGTGGTGAAGGGCGGGCTCCCATTGGTCGTCCTGGACCTGTTACTCCTTGGGGTAAGCCCACTCTAGGTTACAAAACTCGCAAGAAGAAGAAACTCAGTGATGCCCTCATTGTGCGTCGTCGCAAGAAGTCTTCCAAGCGGGGTCGCGGTGGTCGTCAGTCTTAG
- the rpsC gene encoding 30S ribosomal protein S3, translated as MGQKIHPIGFRLGITQEHRSRWFADSDRYPELLQEDHRIRTFINKQLANAGIAEVRIERKADQVELQIRTARPGVVVGKGGQGIEELRKQLRQMLPSNRTIKVNVVEVSRVDAEASLLAEYITQQLERRVAFRRAVRQAIQRAQRAGIEGIKVQVAGRLNGAEIARTEWTREGRVPLHTLRADIDYAYRTARTIYGILGVKVWIFKGEVLPGQTEVVPREATRRSPQRRLPQFENRSN; from the coding sequence GTGGGACAGAAGATTCACCCAATTGGCTTTCGCCTCGGCATTACACAAGAACATCGCTCCCGCTGGTTCGCCGATAGCGATCGCTATCCCGAGCTCTTGCAGGAGGATCACCGCATCCGCACGTTTATTAACAAGCAACTGGCCAACGCTGGCATTGCGGAAGTGCGCATTGAGCGCAAAGCGGATCAAGTGGAGTTGCAAATTCGCACCGCCCGTCCCGGTGTCGTGGTTGGCAAAGGCGGCCAAGGGATTGAGGAATTGCGCAAGCAACTGCGGCAGATGCTTCCTAGTAACCGCACGATCAAAGTGAACGTGGTGGAAGTCAGCCGAGTGGATGCGGAGGCCAGCCTCTTGGCGGAATACATCACCCAGCAACTAGAGCGACGGGTGGCCTTCCGCAGGGCCGTGCGCCAAGCTATTCAGCGGGCGCAGCGAGCAGGGATTGAGGGGATCAAAGTCCAAGTGGCGGGTCGCCTGAATGGGGCAGAAATTGCCCGCACCGAGTGGACACGGGAAGGGCGAGTTCCCCTGCATACCCTCAGGGCAGACATTGACTATGCCTACCGCACCGCCCGCACGATTTATGGCATTTTGGGTGTGAAGGTGTGGATCTTTAAGGGTGAAGTTCTGCCGGGACAAACGGAAGTAGTTCCACGGGAAGCCACTCGCCGTAGCCCACAGCGCCGTCTACCCCAATTTGAAAATCGCTCTAACTAA
- the rplN gene encoding 50S ribosomal protein L14 yields the protein MIQQETYLNVADNSGAKKLLCIRVLGGSNRRYGSVGDVIIATVKDATPNMAVKKSDVVRAVIVRTRKTIRRESGMSIRFDDNAAVLINQDGNPRGTRVFGPVARELRDKNFTKIVSLAPEVL from the coding sequence ATGATTCAACAGGAAACCTATCTCAATGTTGCTGATAACAGCGGCGCCAAAAAGCTCCTCTGCATTCGTGTGCTCGGGGGCAGTAACCGTCGCTACGGTAGTGTGGGCGATGTGATCATTGCCACCGTCAAAGATGCGACTCCCAATATGGCAGTAAAAAAATCCGATGTGGTTCGCGCTGTCATTGTGCGCACCCGCAAAACCATCCGCCGCGAAAGTGGCATGAGCATCCGCTTTGATGATAACGCCGCTGTCTTGATCAACCAAGATGGCAACCCTCGCGGTACCCGTGTCTTTGGCCCTGTGGCTCGCGAGCTACGGGATAAAAACTTCACAAAAATTGTTTCATTGGCACCGGAGGTACTCTAA
- the rplX gene encoding 50S ribosomal protein L24 produces MAAKKANKKPVRYRMHVKKGDMVQVIAGKDKAKVGEVLAVFPKTSQVIVKGVNLKTKHIKPRQEGESGQIITKEAPIYSCKVMLYSTKQNVASRICYTYTEDGRKVRMLKKTGEIID; encoded by the coding sequence ATGGCGGCCAAGAAAGCAAACAAAAAGCCCGTGCGCTATCGCATGCACGTGAAAAAAGGGGATATGGTTCAAGTCATCGCCGGCAAGGACAAAGCCAAAGTGGGTGAAGTCCTCGCCGTTTTTCCCAAAACCAGTCAGGTAATTGTCAAAGGAGTCAACCTGAAAACCAAACACATCAAGCCCCGCCAAGAGGGAGAATCGGGGCAAATTATCACCAAAGAAGCCCCGATTTACAGTTGCAAGGTGATGCTCTACTCCACCAAGCAAAACGTGGCCAGCCGCATCTGCTACACCTACACCGAAGATGGTCGTAAGGTACGGATGCTCAAGAAAACTGGCGAAATCATTGATTAG
- the tgt gene encoding tRNA guanosine(34) transglycosylase Tgt, whose protein sequence is MFEFVCQQGCAHTQARAGLFHTPHGTVATPRFMPVGTLANVKTLTPEHLKAAGAQMILANTYHLHLQPGEDIVAAAGGLHRFMGWSGPILTDSGGFQVFSLSEMRQISDQGVVFRSPHDGQIVELSPERAIAIQEALGADVIMAFDECPPYPASREVVIQATRRTLQWLERCLAVKERTDQALFGIVQGGVYGDVRRECAEAMVPYDLPGYAIGGVSVGEPNRAMHEIVAATAPLLPAHRPRYLMGVGTHLEMLRAIAAGVDLFDCVIPTRLARHGCAIVQGQRWNLKNARFRRDYDPLDPTCPCYTCRTFSRAYLSHLVRAKELLAYTLLSIHNVTELIRFTQAARQAILEERFAAFAAEWEQRLVVNAEEPDAALL, encoded by the coding sequence GTGTTTGAATTTGTCTGCCAGCAGGGATGTGCCCATACCCAAGCCCGGGCCGGCCTGTTTCACACCCCCCATGGCACAGTGGCAACGCCGCGTTTTATGCCAGTGGGCACCTTAGCCAATGTGAAAACCCTCACTCCAGAACACCTGAAGGCAGCGGGCGCCCAAATGATCTTGGCTAACACCTACCATCTGCACCTGCAACCGGGGGAAGACATTGTGGCTGCAGCGGGGGGGCTCCACCGTTTTATGGGCTGGTCAGGGCCAATTCTCACGGATTCGGGGGGGTTTCAGGTCTTTAGCCTCAGTGAAATGCGGCAAATTTCCGATCAGGGGGTGGTGTTTCGGTCACCCCACGATGGTCAGATCGTTGAGTTGTCACCGGAGCGAGCGATCGCCATTCAAGAGGCCTTGGGGGCAGATGTCATCATGGCCTTTGATGAGTGTCCCCCCTACCCTGCTAGCCGTGAGGTGGTGATCCAGGCAACTCGCCGTACCCTTCAGTGGCTAGAACGTTGTCTTGCGGTCAAGGAACGCACCGATCAAGCCCTCTTTGGCATTGTGCAGGGGGGTGTCTATGGCGATGTGCGGCGGGAGTGCGCTGAGGCCATGGTGCCCTACGACTTGCCGGGCTATGCCATTGGTGGCGTCAGTGTCGGTGAGCCCAATCGCGCCATGCATGAAATTGTTGCGGCGACAGCTCCCCTGCTGCCTGCCCATAGGCCGCGCTATCTCATGGGTGTGGGGACGCACCTAGAAATGCTGCGGGCGATCGCTGCCGGTGTTGACCTCTTTGACTGCGTGATTCCTACGCGTCTGGCTCGCCACGGTTGTGCCATTGTCCAAGGGCAGCGCTGGAACCTGAAAAATGCCCGCTTCCGCCGCGACTATGACCCCCTCGATCCAACCTGTCCCTGCTATACCTGTAGGACATTTAGCCGCGCCTACCTCAGTCATCTTGTGCGTGCCAAGGAACTCCTCGCCTATACCCTGCTCTCAATTCATAACGTGACAGAACTGATTCGCTTTACCCAAGCAGCACGGCAGGCAATTTTAGAGGAGCGATTTGCGGCCTTTGCGGCAGAATGGGAGCAGCGACTAGTGGTGAATGCTGAGGAACCCGATGCTGCGCTTCTCTGA
- the rpmC gene encoding 50S ribosomal protein L29: MALTKMKDLRQLTDQEVSDRIAAIKKELFELRFKKATRQEVKPHQFKHLRHELAQLLTLENERRRSGGQG, encoded by the coding sequence ATGGCACTCACGAAAATGAAAGATCTGCGGCAACTAACTGATCAAGAGGTGAGCGATCGCATTGCTGCGATTAAGAAAGAGCTTTTTGAGCTGCGCTTCAAAAAAGCCACTCGTCAAGAGGTCAAGCCCCATCAATTTAAACATCTGCGCCACGAGTTGGCACAGCTTTTAACCCTTGAGAATGAACGTCGCCGCAGTGGAGGTCAAGGCTAG
- the rplV gene encoding 50S ribosomal protein L22: protein MVSTSSPTARACAKYVRMSPHKVRRVLDQLRGRTYRDALIMLRFMPYRACEPITKVLRSAAANATHNLGLDPATLVISQAYADQGPCLKRFRPRAQGRAYQIRKPTCHITIAVAPQNTADES from the coding sequence ATGGTTTCTACCTCTTCTCCTACTGCCCGTGCCTGCGCCAAGTATGTCCGCATGTCACCCCACAAAGTGCGGCGGGTACTAGATCAACTGCGGGGTCGCACCTACCGCGATGCCCTCATTATGCTGCGCTTTATGCCCTATCGTGCCTGCGAGCCGATTACGAAGGTCCTGCGCTCGGCGGCAGCTAATGCCACCCACAATTTAGGCTTGGATCCCGCCACCTTGGTGATTAGTCAGGCCTATGCCGATCAAGGGCCTTGCCTGAAGCGGTTCCGCCCCCGTGCCCAAGGCCGCGCTTACCAAATTCGCAAACCCACCTGCCACATCACAATTGCTGTGGCGCCCCAAAACACTGCTGACGAATCGTAG
- the rpsS gene encoding 30S ribosomal protein S19, with product MGRSLKKGPFVADHLLRKIEALNERNAKEVIKTWSRASTIVPEMIGHTIAVHNGKQHVPVYITEQMVGHKLGEFAPTRNFRSHVKGDKKARH from the coding sequence ATGGGACGTTCATTAAAAAAAGGCCCCTTTGTGGCGGATCATCTCTTACGCAAGATTGAAGCCCTCAATGAGCGCAATGCCAAGGAAGTGATCAAAACCTGGTCGCGTGCCTCAACAATTGTGCCAGAAATGATTGGCCACACGATCGCCGTCCACAACGGCAAACAGCACGTGCCCGTGTACATCACTGAGCAAATGGTGGGTCACAAACTGGGGGAATTTGCCCCCACCCGCAACTTCCGCAGTCATGTTAAGGGCGATAAAAAAGCCCGCCATTGA
- the rplC gene encoding 50S ribosomal protein L3 — MTVGILGTKLGMTQIFDEAGRSVPITVVQAGPCPITQIKTPQTDGYTAIQLAYGEVREKSLTRPELGHLQKSQTPPMRHLREFRLEDASAYQLGQAITVDIFSPGQLVDVHGTSIGRGFAGYQKRHNFKRGPMAHGSKNHRLPGSTGAGTTPGRVFPGKRMAGRMGNSAVTIRKLQVVRVDPERNLILIKGALPGKPGALVSITPAKVVGRK; from the coding sequence GTGACAGTTGGTATTTTAGGGACAAAGTTGGGCATGACCCAAATCTTTGACGAGGCGGGCCGATCTGTCCCCATTACGGTGGTACAAGCGGGGCCGTGTCCGATCACCCAAATTAAAACCCCCCAAACCGACGGCTATACGGCGATTCAACTTGCCTATGGCGAAGTGCGGGAGAAAAGCTTAACCCGCCCTGAGTTGGGCCACCTCCAGAAATCACAAACGCCTCCCATGCGCCATCTGCGGGAATTTCGCCTCGAAGATGCCTCCGCCTATCAACTAGGTCAGGCCATCACCGTTGATATTTTTAGTCCAGGGCAGCTTGTGGATGTCCACGGCACCAGCATTGGTCGCGGCTTTGCCGGCTACCAAAAACGCCACAACTTCAAGCGCGGTCCGATGGCCCACGGCTCAAAAAACCATCGTCTACCCGGTTCTACGGGGGCAGGGACGACACCGGGTCGTGTCTTCCCCGGCAAGCGGATGGCCGGTCGCATGGGCAACAGCGCGGTTACCATTCGCAAGTTGCAGGTGGTGCGCGTTGATCCTGAGCGCAATTTGATTCTCATTAAAGGGGCATTGCCGGGTAAACCGGGGGCACTGGTGAGCATTACCCCCGCCAAGGTTGTCGGTCGCAAATAG
- a CDS encoding 50S ribosomal protein L23, whose product MTKVQPRALADLIKRPIITEKATILLENNQYTFDVDRRATKPQIKAAIEELFNVKVKAVNTYHLPPKERRVGRFVGHRPRYKRAIVTLAPDSKIVLFPEV is encoded by the coding sequence GTGACTAAAGTCCAACCCCGCGCCCTTGCGGATCTCATCAAGCGCCCCATCATCACAGAGAAGGCCACAATTTTGCTAGAGAACAATCAATACACCTTCGATGTGGATCGGCGCGCCACCAAGCCGCAAATCAAGGCGGCCATTGAGGAACTCTTTAACGTTAAGGTGAAGGCGGTGAATACCTATCATCTACCCCCTAAGGAGCGCCGCGTGGGTCGGTTCGTTGGGCATCGTCCTCGCTATAAGCGGGCGATCGTCACCCTTGCCCCCGACAGCAAGATTGTTCTCTTCCCCGAAGTTTAA
- the rplD gene encoding 50S ribosomal protein L4: protein MVACVVKDWQGADSGEATLDLATAKPETASHIVHRALVRQLANARQGTVSTKTRAEVRGGGRKPWRQKGTGRARAGSIRSPLWRGGGVIFGPKPRDYSQKMNRKERRLALRTALMSRVEDLIVVQDFAAHLPRPKTKELVTALQRWGIEPAQKVLLLDADITETVALSARNVPTLKLLRADQLNVFDLLYADRIVATTGAIAKIQEVYGD, encoded by the coding sequence ATGGTTGCATGTGTGGTTAAAGACTGGCAGGGTGCCGACAGTGGTGAAGCCACCCTTGATCTGGCGACAGCAAAACCTGAAACTGCCAGTCATATTGTTCATCGTGCCCTTGTGCGGCAGTTGGCCAACGCCCGTCAGGGGACCGTTTCCACCAAAACTCGTGCCGAAGTGCGCGGCGGCGGGCGCAAACCTTGGCGGCAAAAGGGAACAGGACGTGCCCGCGCCGGCTCGATTCGTTCTCCCCTCTGGCGGGGGGGCGGTGTGATCTTTGGTCCGAAGCCCCGCGACTATAGCCAGAAAATGAACCGTAAGGAGCGGCGGCTTGCCCTGCGCACAGCTCTGATGAGCCGTGTCGAAGATTTAATTGTGGTTCAGGACTTTGCCGCTCACCTGCCACGTCCGAAAACCAAGGAATTGGTGACGGCTTTGCAACGTTGGGGCATTGAGCCGGCGCAAAAAGTACTGCTACTGGATGCAGACATTACCGAAACGGTGGCACTCTCAGCGCGAAATGTGCCCACTTTGAAACTGCTGCGTGCTGATCAATTGAATGTTTTTGATTTGCTCTATGCCGATCGCATTGTTGCCACCACCGGTGCGATCGCCAAGATTCAGGAGGTGTACGGTGACTAA
- the rpsQ gene encoding 30S ribosomal protein S17, with translation MAVKERVGVVVSDKMQKTVVVAVENRAPHPKYGKIVVKTRRYKAHDENNEAKVGDRVRIRETRPLSRTKRWVIAEILSPRTT, from the coding sequence GTGGCAGTTAAAGAACGTGTTGGCGTTGTCGTCAGCGACAAAATGCAAAAAACCGTGGTCGTGGCCGTCGAAAACCGCGCCCCCCATCCCAAGTACGGCAAAATTGTCGTCAAAACCCGCCGCTATAAAGCCCATGATGAAAACAACGAAGCCAAAGTGGGCGATCGCGTGCGCATTCGGGAAACCCGTCCCCTGAGTCGCACCAAGCGTTGGGTCATTGCCGAGATTCTCAGCCCTCGCACTACCTAA
- the rplP gene encoding 50S ribosomal protein L16, whose amino-acid sequence MLSPKRTKFRKQQRGRMTGVASRGNSIHFGDYALQALEPAWITARQIEAGRRAMTRYIRRGGKIWIRIFPDKPVTMRPAETRMGSGKGSPEYWVAVVKPGRIMYEIAGVTEEVAREAMRLAAYKMPIKTRFLVRNQDEQQQEG is encoded by the coding sequence ATGCTAAGTCCAAAGCGTACAAAATTTCGCAAACAGCAGCGGGGTCGCATGACGGGGGTTGCCAGTCGCGGTAACTCCATCCACTTTGGCGACTATGCCCTTCAAGCCCTTGAACCTGCTTGGATCACTGCACGGCAAATTGAGGCCGGCCGTCGTGCCATGACCCGCTATATCCGCCGCGGTGGCAAAATCTGGATTCGCATTTTCCCCGACAAGCCCGTGACGATGCGGCCTGCAGAAACACGGATGGGGTCAGGGAAAGGGTCACCGGAGTACTGGGTGGCGGTGGTCAAACCTGGTCGCATTATGTATGAAATTGCTGGTGTGACAGAGGAGGTTGCTCGCGAAGCCATGCGTCTTGCTGCCTACAAAATGCCGATCAAGACCCGTTTTCTGGTGCGCAATCAAGACGAGCAACAACAGGAGGGTTAA